TTTCTTCTCCTCATACATGTGCCACATATGAAGCCAGTGAGTCCATTGATGACTTGAATGAAACAAAGAATAGCTTCAATCACACCGATGACCAGGAGAATAGAGGAAAGGACAATATTCCAAAGGATGATGTTTTCAGGTTGTTTGCAAATACTCCATGTTGTCTGGTTAAACAAATAATTGTCTCTGTGatagaggaaaatatttgtcaAGGTATTAGAAAGTAAAAACTTGAGAatgctttctctgttttctggcatttcattttctgaacTTGACTGCACAAAGTGAGTCTCAAATGGTGCTATAATTGGTCAAAGCTGCTGATTCTCCCCAGAATTCTCTTTGCAGAGATGCAATTGATAATTAGGGAAGAGAGCCACATCCATACTTTGTTGCATGCACAAGTATCTCCTGTTTGTTGTATGGCAAAATTATGTTAATAACTAAAGAGAAAGGTTTTAAAACGTGTCTCCACATTCTCCATTCCTGCTGTGGTATCTCAGCCCAGTCCATTCATTAGCTCTAGCTCTGATTTGAAGAGCATAGTTGTCAAGGTTGGCTTTTTAGATTTAGAGaagatttttgctttgcttttcagaagCAGGCGGAGCAGGCTGAATTCTTTGTAATTTAACAGATTAATGTGGCACAGTAagcaaacatttccttttgACTCCAGTGGGAGTCACAGCTCACGGAATTTTGAAAGCTTGGTGCAAATTGCACAAGAGGCTTGTGGCAAGCACAGCAAATGAAACTCAGGCAATTTGCCCAAGGATGATTCCTTGGTCAAAGAAATGACCAGCTGGAATATGCTACTCACAGAAGTGTGAGTTTAGGAGTACACAGGGTGAACCATCAGTTCATTCTGGAAAAATCAAAGTTCACTTTAAAAAGATAGGGGAGCGATCAGGGAAAGCAAAATTGGAGGAGTTTGGAAGCCATACTCACTCCAGAGTGTCATTCCTGAAAGGGTAGAGGTATTCTCCATCACCTGTGTCACACAGAGGACCCCCAATCAGCCCCAACAAAGAGATGACCACACAATATGCTCCTCCTGCAAATCCCATCACAGACAGGATCACTGACAGCAGCATCTGAAAGGGAAAAGACCTTCAACATAGTGTGCACAAAGGTTTGAGTAGCATGGAGAACTCACAGTGAATGAGAAAGAATTCTCTTTCTTGTCTCTTACTTTATGCTGAAACGATTACTGCTACTAAATTTGTGGGAGTAAAAAATAGTTGACTTTTTCTGACTATTGTAGCTGTCCTAGATGTTAAAGAACTTATTGAGTTTTATGCTTAAGCTATTAATTATGAAAAATCTGGtgagttttctttcaaaagccGGCATAAGGCTAATGCTGGATTGATCTGTTCTGTATCATGTACCTTGGCATTTCCAACTCTTCACCTTTCTTGGCCCTTGCACCAACAGAAAAAGGCAAGCAACTACTGAACAAGATATGAAAGTAACAAAAGATAGGTTAATTGTTTTTGCTAATTGATGGAATGcaaaaaagcctttcttttccctgctttccttCATTTTGCAACACCATGACATGCGATTACCGCTTCTCATGTTGAGAAATCTAATTGTGCTGCATGTGGCAACAAACCAGCAGTGACTTCAAATTGTATGTAATGCATTCATGTTTTACATCAGCCACTCCCACAGAAATGTTACCTTTACTCCATTCTGGGTAGTTTTCTAGTAATGAATGGGATGTATCCGGTTGCTGTTTGTCTATAGAAACAAAAATCCCAGGAGGGTGCTACTGGTGGTGCATCTGGGACAGGCTTCTCAATAGTCTTGTTAAGAATCACTGCTTGTGGTTGTTCACAACTCTGCCATAGAGCCAGGGGAAGacctggagcagggagaaggcAGTAGGCCTGCCTTAAAGGCAGGGCAATGGCATGACCAAGGAAGCACATACAGAATACTGTCATCCATGACTCAGGTTTGAAGCCAAATATCTCAAGTCTCATAATTCCCCATTGCCAGCAAATACCAGGTGAAATCCACCACCCCACAAGACAGGTAGAAACCTTCTCCTTGTCGCAGTTGTTCCACAGACCACTGCACTACACAGTCAAATGGAAATATCCACCATCCATGTCAGAGTTTTTTGACAAAGCCTTGAAAAGTCTTCACTGTTTGAACACATTCAAGCTGGTGAATGCAGTTTCCAGCTTACCAGCCAACAGCTTTCTGTAGAACCTTGCTCGATGCTGGTGTGTGAATTGACTAATTTTGTGTATTGTTTTGCCTCTGAGGCAATCCTTGAGTTAAAAGTTGCTGGGATTTCTCATGGGATTTATTTAATCATAACTGATTAACAACTCAAAGCTGGATACTCTTTCCTTAGTCTTTATCTGCATATTGGCTGAATTGCCTCTTAGCAGAGCTCCATTGTCAGCAAAATGTAGTTAATTTAGTCTATTGTCCTGGACCAAAACAGTGTCTGGGTTGTAGCTGATGCACTGTCTCTCACAATAAGATCACCAACCATGCCTTGTGGTGAAGGTGAGTGACTGATACTCTCTTTGAAACTCCTACCTATTCTGAATCACTTTTCCCCGTTTGCTTCCTCATTTACTTCAACTCTGCATTCTGCTTCTTGGTTGAAGGATCTTAATTATGTTAACAATTCATTTTGGTAGCAGTACAGGGCATCCCAAAGATAATTATGAAGAAAAAGTCAAATGGTCTTTTGGTATTACTATGTTTTATGATAGCAGTTACTATCATAAAACATAGTAATACCAAAAGTATTTATGGTATTTATTTATGGTAGTACTCGTCAGTGCTATCTGTGATGACTGTGTTCTGTCACATGATTGTCTCATTTGGAATCTGTTGACTGTAGGACTAACCTCATCCCAGCTATTTCCCTTACTGTGTACAGGATCATCTAGACAGAGACTTTACTTGTCACCAAAAGAGGAGTCTGAATTTGCTACAGCTGTTAGATTGGCTGTCCTCAGCATTTTCTAGACATGCAGGGGCATTTCCCCATTTTATCTACTGATCTGGAGACTTTTCTGGAGGCTTGCCTCATAATCTGTGAAAATCCAAGGATTTTATTGACCATTTCATCATCTCAAACTTTCAGCATTTTCTCTAGTAGTAGTTCTcgttgaaatatttcatttcctcATTTGTGTCCTTAATTGCAACAGGAGGCCTAAGCTGGGATGCTTGAGTGTGTTGAAATTTGTTTCCCATGATGTTGACCTGTTCTGTACTCCTGAAAAGGTTTTGCTGACaatttttgctgattttcccTGCTTTATTCAATCCTTTAATTGAATTGTCCCTGGTGAGCTGCCCTTAGAATTCATTCTTTGAATGTTTGTATCAGCTGCTTTGGTGAAGTTACCAAGTTCTTCCTGTCCCAGCTTGTGCTGCTCTTTAATACCCTGGTTCTTTCTCTAtacacatttctttcttctctattttttgTCTGGAAgtagtttttggggtttttttgtgttttggtgtttttttatgttttttgtggggtttttttgttattgtttttgctttgttttgtttttttgtttggttttgtttgtttgcttgtttttgatGGAGTAGTTATTCTGTCTGGTTATCTGGATATCTTTGCTTAAGTTTGGAAAGCTACTATGACTATTCTTGTTCTACTGGTAACTCTTAAGGAAGACTTAGGAATATTGGACTATATGTTTGCTGATGCAATGAGAGAAGCTGTATTTTGGGTGGGTCTTTTTCCTCATCACGTCAGTGCAGTGGGTAATTTCAGATGTGTACGTGCTAAGCTGCAAGACACTGAAGCTTTCTAAATCTATTACTTTCCAAATTCATTACTCCATAATGCAAGGACAAGAGGCCATTGATGTATGtttgtaaataataatttaaagttGATTAATGAAGAAACTTAATGTAGCATGTAATCACTGTGAACTGGAAAACTTGCTAAAGTGAATAAAAAGTATGAGAAACatactatttttattactgttgAAGATACTTTGGCAGTGTGTAAAGGCTTTGATGAAGTCTGAAACTATTAAACCAGGAATTgtgcaaaataaaatagaacagagtccctgccctgagcaaaaTGTTATGTTTTGATTAAACAATAATTCTGATCAGTAATAAttctttaaccttttttttccttttttattatgACAAGCAGTTCTGCAATTTGGAGTATTCAAGtgtaatttatcattttataCGTAAGATTTCCAAAGCAGAAAGGTGCCCAAACTTGCCTTTGGATTACAGTGGCTCCTGAGTAGTTCCATGAGGGCTGTTTCTCTGCCAGTAGGTGGGGAACCCTTAGCAGGTCCATCCAGACCTACCTCCCAAGGAGCTCTGTCACTCTGGGACGTTGCTGATATTGTGGATGTTTGAACCAATCCCAGGAGTTCTCTGCTCTCCAGGGCCTCACACCATACCTACCCTGCCTTGCATATACAGCCCTTATAGTCAGGACATCTGAGCACCCCTGCTCTGGATGCCTGTGCATTTCCTTCCACTCTCCACAAAGCACATTTTGCCTGAAGTTTCATCCCTTAAAGAAGCAGACCATCAGCCTCCAGATCTCCCTGCAACACTGACCTCTTTTTGAACGTTTGGAAATTGCtcttccccaggagctgtgcagggtaAACTTGTTTTTAGTTGTTCACAGCCATTCACTCTTCGCTCATGTCCCCATCTCATCCCTACTTTGAGCATCTCAAGCAGACTGTTTAAAACATAGGGAGCAGAGCTTCACCATTTCCACCTCACAGAGGTGTATGACTCCAGAGGGGTGTGTGTTCAAAAAGACAGCATTTTCATAGATAGACTGTCCTCACCGAGCCTGTTTTCCACTTTGCTTTGGGTAGCTTCGTCACTTGGCCATCAGCCACTTTGTGATATGGTTTAGTGGGCATGGTGGTATTCATTtgaaggttggacttgatgaacttggagtttttttccaaccttaatgattctgtgattctcctGATTCTACAAAATA
The nucleotide sequence above comes from Molothrus aeneus isolate 106 chromosome 2, BPBGC_Maene_1.0, whole genome shotgun sequence. Encoded proteins:
- the LOC136570112 gene encoding transmembrane 4 L6 family member 1-like, which gives rise to MCTGKCSKCIGITLFPLAICAIVSNILLYFPNGQVLQLSEITDLVWFFHGILGAGILVILPAFMMLGAGGAGCCANRYGMLLSVILSVMGFAGGAYCVVISLLGLIGGPLCDTGDGEYLYPFRNDTLEDNYLFNQTTWSICKQPENIILWNIVLSSILLVIGVIEAILCFIQVINGLTGFICGTCMRRRKTNISGM